In one Sphingomonas sp. AP4-R1 genomic region, the following are encoded:
- the ligD gene encoding DNA ligase D, which translates to MARADPLAAYNAKRDFKRTREPKGARADAGDGHLFIVQKHDATRLHWDFRLEMEGVLKSWAVTRGPSLDPDDKRLAVRTEDHPLSYAGFEGTIPKGEYGGGTVMLWDVGTWEPVGGKDPAKTIEQGHVHVLLHGRRMQGEWLLVRMKPRPGEKRENWLLRKVADAHAGASGDLVETGLTSVESGRSMAEIARGGDPVWHSDTAKAKADKGAANAPGKPPPKAPRPRRSATPRKPPGFQPVQLATLADTVPGGSGWIHEVKLDGYRTLLACGDGAAKAYTRTGLDWSDRFAPIVAAAATLAPHGALIDGEVIALDKDGRPSFSVLQAALQDGGDLHYFAFDLLEEGGEDLRDLGQIERKARLSALLDGVAPPIHYTEHVEKGGEALFDRLCGDGYEGIVSKAADAPYRGRRTRQWLKVKCTRRQEFVILGYLESGKAGRDLRSLLVGVQEDGGLRYAGKVGTGFDAATRDRLLARLKPLARKMAPADVPKAAARGAHWVTPRLVAEVAFAEYTAEKVLRHASFLGLREDKPAEEVTRDRPVPAQRPKKDAAQFGIAISHPERIVFPDSGATKGDLAAYYAAIAPPMLHWLADRPVSLVRCPQGRGKHCFFQKHDSGSFGGRVPTVAIREKKGGEEEYLVVDSGAAMLTCVQMGTIEFHGWGAPASDVEHPDRMVFDLDPDEGLDFAAVRDAALLLRDHLTELGLRSFAMASGGKGVHVIVPLDRKAGWPEVKDFASRFSRALAQAQPAIFTANMRKADRKGRIFLDWLRNERGATAVLPYSVRARERPTVAAPISWDELASLQDARPYSIRDVELLLERAASPALKDWHRAEQSLPDL; encoded by the coding sequence ATGGCGCGCGCCGATCCGCTCGCCGCCTACAATGCCAAGCGCGATTTCAAGCGCACCCGCGAGCCGAAGGGCGCCCGCGCCGATGCGGGCGACGGCCATCTCTTCATCGTCCAGAAGCATGACGCCACCCGCCTCCACTGGGATTTCCGGCTGGAGATGGAGGGCGTGCTCAAAAGCTGGGCGGTGACGCGCGGCCCCTCCCTCGATCCCGACGACAAGAGGCTCGCCGTCCGCACCGAGGATCACCCTTTGTCCTATGCCGGCTTCGAGGGCACGATCCCCAAAGGCGAATATGGCGGCGGCACGGTGATGCTGTGGGACGTCGGCACATGGGAACCCGTCGGCGGCAAGGATCCCGCGAAGACGATCGAGCAGGGCCATGTCCACGTCCTGCTCCACGGGCGGCGGATGCAGGGCGAGTGGCTGCTGGTGCGGATGAAGCCCCGGCCGGGCGAGAAACGCGAGAACTGGCTCTTACGCAAAGTGGCGGATGCCCATGCCGGCGCCTCGGGCGATCTGGTCGAAACCGGGCTCACCTCGGTCGAGAGCGGACGCAGCATGGCCGAGATCGCCCGGGGCGGCGATCCGGTCTGGCATTCCGACACGGCCAAGGCGAAGGCGGACAAGGGCGCCGCCAATGCGCCGGGCAAGCCGCCACCCAAAGCGCCCCGCCCCCGCCGCTCCGCCACCCCGCGCAAGCCCCCCGGCTTCCAGCCGGTCCAGCTCGCCACCCTCGCCGATACGGTTCCCGGCGGCAGCGGCTGGATCCACGAGGTGAAGCTCGACGGCTATCGCACCTTGCTGGCCTGCGGCGATGGCGCGGCCAAAGCCTATACGCGCACCGGCCTCGACTGGTCGGATCGCTTCGCCCCGATCGTCGCCGCCGCCGCGACACTCGCCCCGCACGGCGCGCTGATCGACGGCGAGGTGATCGCGCTCGACAAGGACGGCCGGCCGAGCTTCTCCGTCCTGCAGGCCGCGCTGCAGGACGGTGGCGACCTCCATTATTTCGCGTTCGATCTTCTGGAGGAAGGCGGCGAGGATCTGCGGGATCTCGGCCAGATCGAGCGCAAGGCGCGTCTCTCCGCGCTGCTCGACGGCGTCGCGCCTCCGATCCATTATACCGAGCATGTCGAGAAAGGCGGCGAGGCGCTGTTCGATCGGCTGTGCGGCGACGGCTATGAGGGGATCGTCTCCAAGGCGGCCGACGCGCCCTATCGCGGCCGGCGCACGCGCCAGTGGCTCAAGGTCAAATGCACGCGCCGGCAGGAGTTCGTGATCCTCGGCTATCTGGAAAGCGGCAAGGCCGGGCGCGACCTGCGATCGCTGCTGGTCGGCGTGCAGGAGGATGGCGGGCTGCGTTATGCCGGCAAGGTCGGCACCGGCTTCGATGCCGCCACCCGCGACAGGCTGCTCGCCCGGCTGAAGCCGCTCGCCCGCAAGATGGCCCCCGCCGACGTGCCGAAAGCGGCCGCGCGCGGCGCGCATTGGGTGACGCCCAGGCTGGTCGCGGAGGTCGCCTTCGCCGAATATACGGCGGAGAAGGTGCTGCGCCACGCCAGCTTTCTCGGCCTGCGCGAGGACAAGCCGGCCGAGGAGGTGACGCGGGACAGGCCCGTTCCCGCCCAAAGGCCGAAGAAAGACGCGGCACAGTTCGGCATCGCCATCTCGCACCCCGAACGCATCGTCTTTCCCGACAGCGGCGCCACCAAGGGCGATCTCGCCGCTTATTATGCCGCCATCGCCCCGCCGATGCTGCATTGGCTGGCCGATCGCCCCGTCAGCCTCGTCCGCTGCCCGCAGGGGCGCGGCAAGCATTGCTTCTTCCAGAAGCATGACAGCGGCAGTTTCGGTGGCAGGGTTCCCACCGTCGCGATCCGCGAAAAGAAGGGCGGCGAGGAGGAATATCTGGTCGTCGACAGCGGCGCGGCGATGCTCACCTGCGTTCAGATGGGCACGATCGAATTTCACGGCTGGGGCGCCCCCGCCAGCGACGTCGAGCATCCCGATCGCATGGTGTTCGATCTCGATCCCGACGAGGGACTGGATTTCGCCGCCGTGCGCGATGCCGCGCTGCTGCTGCGCGACCATCTCACCGAGTTGGGCCTGCGGAGTTTCGCGATGGCCTCCGGTGGCAAGGGCGTCCATGTGATCGTGCCGCTGGATCGGAAGGCCGGCTGGCCGGAGGTCAAGGATTTCGCCAGCCGCTTTTCGCGCGCGCTGGCGCAGGCGCAGCCGGCGATCTTCACGGCCAACATGCGCAAGGCCGATCGCAAGGGCCGGATCTTCCTCGACTGGCTACGGAACGAGCGCGGCGCGACGGCGGTGCTGCCTTATTCGGTCAGGGCGCGGGAGCGCCCGACGGTCGCAGCGCCGATCAGCTGGGACGAACTGGCCTCGCTCCAGGATGCGCGACCCTATTCGATCCGCGATGTCGAGCTCCTGCTGGAAAGGGCGGCATCGCCCGCTCTGAAAGACTGGCACCGCGCGGAGCAATCGCTGCCGGACCTCTGA
- a CDS encoding Ku protein, with protein sequence MPARAYWQGQIRLALVSIPVEIYSATRSGATVSFRQIHEPSGKRIHYEKVVDGIGPVDPEEIMKGFEYEKGEFVLLDEKEIEGVKLESKKTLELTQFVDAHEVDAIYYDKPYYVVPADDLAEEAFVVLREALRKTRKVGLGQLALRGREYVVSLKPCGRGLVLETLRYADEVNKAASYFRDIPDVKPDEDLLDLATTLIEKKSGKFDASEFHDRYVDALRDLIARKRKSKSGKVSLDADDDRPAKGGSNVIDLMAALRKSLDKPAAGTAAKKAAPAKSAPAKAAPKKPPAKKPAARTRKSA encoded by the coding sequence ATGCCCGCGCGCGCTTATTGGCAAGGCCAGATCCGGCTCGCGCTGGTTTCGATCCCGGTCGAGATCTATTCCGCCACCCGGAGCGGCGCGACCGTCTCGTTCCGCCAGATCCACGAGCCGTCCGGCAAGCGCATCCATTACGAGAAGGTGGTGGACGGCATCGGCCCGGTCGATCCCGAAGAGATCATGAAGGGCTTCGAATATGAGAAGGGCGAGTTCGTCCTGCTCGACGAGAAGGAGATCGAAGGCGTCAAGCTGGAGAGCAAGAAGACGCTGGAACTGACCCAGTTCGTCGACGCCCACGAGGTCGACGCCATCTATTATGACAAGCCATATTATGTCGTGCCGGCCGACGATCTGGCCGAGGAAGCGTTCGTCGTGCTGCGCGAGGCGCTCCGCAAGACGCGCAAGGTGGGGCTCGGCCAACTGGCGCTGCGCGGCCGGGAGTATGTGGTCAGCCTGAAGCCGTGCGGGCGCGGGCTGGTGCTGGAGACTTTGCGCTACGCCGACGAGGTGAACAAGGCGGCGAGCTATTTCCGCGACATCCCCGATGTGAAGCCGGACGAGGATCTGCTCGATCTCGCCACGACGCTGATCGAGAAGAAATCGGGCAAGTTCGACGCCTCGGAATTTCACGATCGCTATGTCGATGCGCTGCGCGATCTGATCGCGCGCAAGCGCAAGTCGAAATCGGGCAAGGTCAGCCTCGATGCGGACGATGATCGCCCGGCCAAAGGCGGATCGAACGTGATCGATCTGATGGCCGCGCTCAGGAAGTCGCTCGACAAGCCCGCCGCCGGCACGGCCGCGAAGAAGGCCGCGCCCGCCAAGTCCGCACCTGCCAAGGCCGCCCCGAAGAAGCCACCGGCGAAGAAGCCCGCCGCGCGCACCCGCAAGAGCGCATGA
- a CDS encoding glycoside hydrolase family 2 TIM barrel-domain containing protein, which produces MRYGLRAGFAVALCTSGAVAGTVPQTQRIMLTGHGPADAVPWDFRIDGGMQAGKATRIAVPSNWQQQGFGHYQYGYDKGPRSDGDHGVYSRRIAIPADWKGRVIRIVFDAVMTDTLVRINGKSAGPVHQGGFNRFSYDISDLVKPGEEALIEVDVSEVSAARDTEIAERHGDYWAFSGIYRPAWLEAAPAQSIATAAIDARADGHIAADVVLAAPQGGRVGEQTVTRIEGQVVTLDDKPVGAPFSTTIPAGGTGRLRVEGQVADPDLWTAETPRLYALDLTLYNGETAVHRMRQRFGFRTFEVRPEGLFLNGRRILLKGVNRHSFRAETGRALDRADAYADVRELKSLNMNAVRMSHYSPEDSFLKAADELGLYVLDELSGWQHAHDLEVGRKLVRELVERDVNHPSILFWDNGNEGGWNRALDGDFALYDPQRRVVLHPWEWHGGIDTKHYPRYDDLAHRLQGPALVMPTEFLHGLYDGGGGAGLDDYWRAISTSPRGAGGFIWNFADEGVARTDQGGRIDVAATLAPDGIVGPRHEWEPSAFTVKDVWSPVQIVTPRLDRRFAGALTVANHYDFTALDTVGFTYSWVRFAGPYDRDTTPRTIASGSVESPAIAPHAEGALRVPLAAGWAKADALTITAKRGDAPLWQWTWPVEKDGEAPKTATGPAPHLERQGALIRLTAGGVTARFDATTGLLAGMGRGGRDLSFRNGPRLVAMKAEDPAQKPLWSEATAAGDGIYRLPKAVFADRAEIDIGLTPDDSWGGFGLDISADGENWRTVYSGERTDRDGKLYTFPAQNVAFVRLTGIHAVHRTPTIVSVRIGAEPDRFPAAPGAATITTGEGIDPVTKQAIAWVEAQGAGGLDRARWTMRPDGTVTLDYSYSLTGSYLYHGIGFDQPPAQVRSVRALASGPRPVWKNRERGNELGVDDIALDRPGSAQRPADAGYFADLHWARFDTASGPWDVRTDDANTFLQIGAHMADTPDTSPAFPASDIGFLKAIPAIGAKFQPPGATGPAGQPTAASGHYSGRLLFHLR; this is translated from the coding sequence ATGCGGTATGGATTGCGTGCGGGGTTCGCGGTGGCTCTGTGCACGTCGGGGGCGGTCGCGGGGACGGTGCCGCAGACGCAGCGGATCATGCTCACGGGCCACGGCCCCGCCGATGCCGTGCCGTGGGACTTCCGGATCGATGGCGGCATGCAGGCCGGCAAGGCGACGCGCATCGCCGTGCCGTCCAACTGGCAGCAGCAGGGCTTCGGCCATTATCAATATGGCTATGACAAGGGGCCGCGCTCCGACGGTGACCACGGCGTCTACAGCCGCCGCATCGCGATCCCGGCCGACTGGAAGGGGCGGGTGATCCGGATCGTGTTCGATGCGGTGATGACCGACACGCTGGTCAGGATCAACGGAAAGAGCGCCGGCCCGGTCCATCAGGGCGGCTTCAACCGCTTCAGCTACGATATTTCCGACCTCGTCAAACCGGGCGAGGAGGCGCTGATCGAAGTCGACGTCAGCGAGGTTTCCGCAGCACGGGACACCGAGATCGCCGAGCGCCACGGCGATTATTGGGCGTTCAGCGGCATCTATCGGCCGGCGTGGCTGGAGGCGGCGCCGGCCCAGTCGATCGCCACCGCCGCCATCGATGCGCGCGCCGACGGCCATATCGCCGCCGATGTGGTGCTGGCCGCTCCGCAAGGGGGCCGGGTGGGCGAACAGACCGTCACCCGGATCGAGGGGCAGGTGGTGACGCTGGACGACAAGCCCGTCGGCGCGCCTTTTTCCACCACGATCCCGGCGGGCGGCACCGGCCGGCTGCGCGTGGAAGGACAGGTTGCCGATCCGGACTTGTGGACGGCGGAAACACCCCGTCTCTATGCGCTCGATCTCACGCTCTACAATGGCGAGACGGCGGTCCACCGGATGCGCCAGCGTTTCGGCTTTCGCACCTTCGAGGTGCGACCGGAGGGGTTGTTCCTGAACGGACGGCGCATCCTGCTGAAGGGCGTCAATCGCCACAGTTTCCGCGCGGAAACGGGCCGCGCGCTGGATCGCGCCGACGCCTATGCGGATGTGCGCGAGCTGAAATCGCTGAACATGAACGCCGTCCGGATGTCCCATTACTCGCCGGAAGACTCTTTCCTGAAGGCGGCGGACGAACTCGGCCTGTACGTGCTGGACGAACTCAGCGGCTGGCAGCACGCGCATGATCTGGAGGTCGGGCGCAAGCTGGTGCGCGAACTGGTCGAACGCGACGTCAACCACCCCTCGATCCTGTTCTGGGACAATGGCAACGAGGGCGGCTGGAACCGCGCACTGGATGGCGACTTCGCGCTCTACGATCCGCAGCGTCGCGTCGTGCTGCATCCGTGGGAATGGCATGGCGGCATCGATACCAAACATTATCCCCGCTACGACGATCTGGCCCACCGGCTGCAGGGGCCGGCCCTCGTCATGCCGACGGAGTTTCTCCACGGGCTATATGACGGCGGGGGAGGCGCGGGCCTGGACGATTACTGGCGCGCCATCTCGACCTCGCCGCGCGGCGCAGGCGGCTTCATCTGGAATTTCGCGGACGAAGGCGTCGCCCGGACGGACCAGGGCGGGCGGATCGATGTCGCCGCGACGCTGGCGCCGGACGGCATCGTCGGCCCCCGCCACGAATGGGAGCCCAGCGCCTTCACGGTCAAGGATGTCTGGTCGCCCGTCCAGATCGTCACCCCCCGGCTGGATCGCCGCTTCGCCGGAGCGCTCACCGTCGCCAACCATTATGATTTCACCGCGCTCGACACGGTGGGCTTCACCTATTCCTGGGTGCGTTTCGCAGGCCCCTATGATCGGGACACGACGCCGCGCACGATCGCCTCGGGCAGCGTGGAGAGCCCGGCCATCGCCCCCCACGCGGAGGGCGCGTTACGCGTGCCGCTCGCGGCGGGCTGGGCTAAGGCCGATGCGCTGACGATCACGGCGAAGCGCGGCGATGCGCCGCTCTGGCAATGGACCTGGCCCGTCGAAAAGGATGGGGAGGCGCCCAAGACCGCGACCGGTCCGGCGCCGCATCTGGAACGGCAGGGCGCCCTGATCCGCTTGACGGCCGGCGGCGTGACCGCCCGCTTCGATGCGACGACCGGGCTGCTGGCGGGGATGGGGCGCGGCGGGCGCGACCTGTCGTTCCGTAACGGGCCCCGCCTCGTCGCGATGAAGGCGGAGGATCCCGCGCAGAAGCCGCTCTGGAGCGAGGCGACGGCGGCGGGCGACGGCATTTATCGTCTGCCGAAGGCGGTCTTCGCCGACCGGGCGGAGATCGACATCGGCCTGACGCCCGACGACAGTTGGGGTGGCTTCGGGCTGGACATCTCCGCCGACGGGGAGAACTGGCGGACGGTCTATTCCGGCGAGCGGACCGACCGGGACGGCAAGCTCTACACCTTCCCGGCCCAGAACGTCGCCTTCGTGCGCCTGACGGGGATTCATGCCGTTCATCGCACCCCGACCATCGTCTCGGTTCGCATCGGCGCGGAGCCCGACCGGTTTCCCGCCGCGCCGGGGGCCGCGACGATCACGACCGGCGAGGGCATCGACCCCGTCACGAAGCAGGCGATCGCGTGGGTCGAGGCGCAGGGCGCGGGCGGATTGGATCGGGCGCGCTGGACGATGCGGCCCGACGGGACGGTGACGCTCGATTATTCCTATTCGCTGACCGGCTCCTATCTGTACCACGGGATCGGCTTCGATCAGCCGCCCGCGCAGGTGAGATCGGTCCGGGCGCTCGCCTCGGGGCCGAGGCCGGTGTGGAAAAACCGGGAGCGCGGCAATGAACTGGGTGTCGACGACATCGCGCTGGACCGTCCCGGATCCGCCCAGCGCCCCGCCGATGCCGGCTATTTCGCGGACCTGCACTGGGCGCGCTTCGATACGGCGTCCGGCCCCTGGGATGTCCGCACCGACGATGCGAACACGTTCCTCCAGATCGGTGCGCACATGGCGGACACGCCCGATACGTCGCCGGCCTTTCCGGCCAGCGATATCGGCTTTCTGAAAGCCATCCCGGCGATCGGCGCGAAATTCCAGCCGCCGGGCGCGACCGGACCAGCGGGACAGCCGACGGCGGCATCGGGGCACTATTCGGGACGCCTGCTGTTCCATCTCCGCTGA
- a CDS encoding alpha/beta hydrolase, with the protein MSRRLVLFLHGVGSRGGDLAGLGGLWRERLPDTAFVAPDAPFPFDQGSGGRQWFSVAGVTPDNRAARIVAARGAFDALVSDILEREGFADRLDKVAFVGFSQGSIMALDAIASGRWPVGAVVAFSGRLASPLPIAPGSARICLIHGTADPVMPVAEARAAEAALRAAGAPVSLHIEQGGGHMISAEGIRIAGDFLAG; encoded by the coding sequence ATGAGCCGCCGGCTCGTCCTGTTCCTTCACGGCGTCGGCAGCCGGGGCGGCGATCTCGCCGGCCTTGGCGGCCTGTGGCGGGAGAGGCTGCCCGACACCGCCTTCGTCGCGCCCGACGCCCCCTTTCCCTTCGATCAGGGAAGTGGCGGGCGCCAGTGGTTCAGCGTGGCCGGCGTCACCCCGGACAATCGTGCGGCGCGGATCGTCGCCGCACGGGGCGCCTTCGATGCTTTGGTGTCGGACATCCTGGAGCGCGAGGGGTTCGCCGATCGGCTCGACAAGGTGGCCTTCGTCGGTTTCTCGCAGGGAAGCATCATGGCGCTGGACGCCATCGCCTCCGGCAGATGGCCCGTCGGCGCGGTGGTGGCCTTCTCCGGTCGGCTCGCCTCGCCGCTGCCGATTGCGCCCGGCTCCGCCCGCATCTGCCTGATCCACGGCACCGCCGATCCGGTCATGCCCGTGGCGGAAGCCAGGGCTGCCGAGGCGGCGCTGCGCGCGGCCGGCGCCCCCGTCTCGCTCCACATCGAGCAAGGCGGCGGCCACATGATCTCGGCCGAGGGAATCCGGATCGCCGGAGACTTTCTCGCAGGTTGA
- a CDS encoding glutathione S-transferase family protein: MLVNGKWTADWQPVQATDEKGGFVRQISGFRNWVTPDGSPGPTGTGGFAAEAGRYHLYVALICPWASRTLIARRLKGLDGAISVSVVEPALTDEGWRFGDDRGATPDHLHGLAYAHQLYTRADPAYTGRATVPVLWDRKTDTIVSNESADIVRMLNSGFGPLADDTVDLYPADLRDAIDALNDAIYPRLNNGVYRTGFATTQIAYDEAFRDVFSMLDALEARLADGRAFLFGDRLTETDIRLFVTLVRFDAAYHGLFKCNLRRIADYPALSRYLGGMLAVPGIRETVSIDHIKRGYYSIKALNPTGIVPIGPDLPGLDPVSLTGGAA; encoded by the coding sequence ATGCTGGTGAACGGAAAATGGACCGCCGACTGGCAGCCGGTACAAGCCACGGACGAGAAAGGCGGCTTCGTCCGCCAGATTTCGGGCTTTCGCAACTGGGTGACGCCGGACGGCAGCCCCGGCCCGACGGGCACGGGCGGCTTCGCGGCGGAGGCAGGCCGCTATCATCTGTACGTCGCGCTCATCTGCCCGTGGGCATCGCGGACTTTGATCGCCCGCCGCCTGAAGGGGCTGGACGGCGCCATCTCGGTGTCCGTGGTCGAACCGGCGCTGACCGACGAGGGCTGGCGCTTCGGCGATGATCGCGGCGCCACGCCCGATCATCTCCACGGCCTGGCCTACGCGCACCAGCTCTATACGCGCGCGGATCCGGCTTACACCGGCCGCGCCACCGTGCCCGTGCTGTGGGACAGGAAGACCGACACGATCGTCAGCAACGAATCCGCCGATATCGTGCGGATGCTGAACAGCGGCTTCGGCCCGCTGGCGGACGACACGGTGGACCTCTATCCCGCCGATCTGCGCGATGCGATCGACGCGCTGAACGATGCGATCTATCCCCGGCTCAACAACGGCGTCTATCGCACCGGCTTCGCGACCACGCAGATCGCCTATGACGAAGCCTTCCGCGACGTGTTCTCGATGCTCGATGCGCTGGAGGCCCGGCTGGCCGATGGCCGCGCATTCCTGTTCGGCGATCGCCTGACCGAAACGGATATCCGCCTGTTCGTCACGCTGGTGCGGTTCGATGCGGCCTATCACGGCCTGTTCAAATGCAATCTGCGCCGGATCGCGGACTATCCCGCGCTCAGCCGCTATCTCGGCGGGATGCTCGCCGTGCCCGGCATCCGCGAGACGGTGAGCATCGATCACATCAAGCGCGGCTATTATTCGATCAAGGCGCTGAATCCTACCGGGATCGTGCCGATCGGCCCGGATCTGCCCGGTCTCGATCCCGTTTCCCTCACGGGAGGTGCCGCATGA